One region of Culex pipiens pallens isolate TS chromosome 2, TS_CPP_V2, whole genome shotgun sequence genomic DNA includes:
- the LOC120417551 gene encoding U4/U6 small nuclear ribonucleoprotein Prp31, with protein sequence MSLADELLADLEDDNDEEDELLEEIKKEPEPIEEDETAGHQSGGEEEAIIMDVKDEPMEVDVKVASIREICKLRDSDRLKNVLTQIAHFVKNPRKTSEMIGNVESDPEYQLIVEANNIAVEIDNEISIVHKFVKDKYQKRFPELDSLIMVEMDYVRSVKELGNDLDQAKNNERLQEILTQATIMIVSVTASTTQGVRLEPLELQRINEACDMAVELGDFKSRIFEYVESRMTFIAPNLSMIVGASTAAKLVGLAGGLTRLSKMPACNVLVLGSQKKTLSGFSKVAMLPHTGYVYYSDIVQETPPDLRRKAARLVASKSTLAARVDACHESHLGEIGQRFREDIEKKLDKLQEPPPVKFIKPLPKPIEGGKKKRGGKRVRKMKERYAITEFRKQANRMNFGDIDEDAYQEDLGYSRGTIGKTGTGRIRLPQIDEKTKVRISKTLQKNLQKQQQVWGGSTTVKKQISGTASSVAFTPLQGLEIVNPQAAERPASESTAKYFSNTSGFLSVGKKTT encoded by the exons ATGTCCCTTGCCGACGAACTCCTCGCCGATCTGGAGGATGACAACGACGAGGAGGACGAGCTGCTGGAGGAGATCAAAAAGGAGCCGGAACCGATCGAGGAAGATGAAACTGCCGGCCACCAATCGGGCGGCGAAGAGGAAGCCATCATAATGGACGTGAAGGATGAACCGATGGAGGTGGACGTGAAGGTCGCCTCGATCCGGGAGATCTGCAAGCTGCGCGACTCGGACCGGCTGAAGAACGTGCTGACGCAGATCGCGCACTTTGTGAAGAACCCGCGTAAGACGTCCGAGATGATCGGGAACGTGGAGTCCGACCCGGAGTACCAGCTGATCGTTGAGGCGAACAACATCGCGGTCGAGATTGATAATgaaattt CAATCGTCCACAAATTCGTCAAAGACAAGTACCAAAAGCGGTTCCCGGAGCTCGACTCCCTCATCATGGTCGAAATGGACTACGTTCGCAGCGTCAAAGAGCTGGGCAACGACCTGGACCAGGCCAAAAACAACGAGCGACTGCAGGAGATCCTCACCCAGGCAACGATTATGATCGTTTCGGTGACGGCCTCCACGACGCAGGGCGTTCGGTTGGAACCGCTCGAGCTGCAACGGATCAACGAGGCGTGCGATATGGCCGTTGAGTTGGGCGACTTCAAGAGCAGGATTTTCGAATACGTCGAAAGCCGGATGACCTTCATCGCGCCCAATTTGTCTATGATCGTGGGCGCTTCCACGGCGGCCAAGTTGGTGGGGTTGGCCGGAGGCCTAACCAGGTTGTCCAAAATGCCTGCCTGCAATGTGTTGGTGCTGGGCTCGCAGAAGAAAACGCTGTCCGGATTCTCCAAGGTGGCCATGCTGCCGCACACCGGTTACGTCTACTACTCGGACATTGTGCAGGAAACGCCACCCGACCTGCGCCGGAAAGCGGCCCGCCTGGTGGCCTCCAAAAGCACGCTGGCTGCGCGCGTTGACGCCTGCCACGAGAGCCACCTCGGAGAAATCGGCCAACGGTTCCGCGAAGACATCGAGAAAAAGCTGGACAAGCTGCAGGAACCGCCGCCGGTCAAGTTCATCAAACCGCTCCCAAAACCAATCGAGGGTGGCAAAAAGAAGCGCGGTGGCAAGCGGGTGCGCAAGATGAAGGAACGGTACGCGATCACCGAGTTCCGAAAGCAGGCCAACCGCATGAACTTTGGAGAC ATCGACGAGGACGCGTACCAGGAGGATCTGGGCTACTCGCGCGGCACCATCGGCAAAACCGGCACCGGCCGCATCCGACTGCCCCAGATCGACGAGAAGACCAAGGTGCGCATCAGCAAGACGCTGCAGAAGAACctgcagaagcagcagcaggttTGGGGCGGCAGCACCACCGTCAAGAAGCAAATCTCCGGCACGGCGTCCAGTGTGGCGTTCACGCCGCTGCAGGGCCTGGAGATTGTGAACCCGCAGGCGGCGGAACGGCCCGCCAGCGAGAGCACCGCCAAGTATTTCTCCAACACGTCCGGCTTTCTGTCGGTGGGCAAGAAGACGACGTAG
- the LOC120417553 gene encoding transcription termination factor 3, mitochondrial gives MFSLTRTFLRAARPSWFSKQQFSTKDLPTVQPVSTKSLEDYENDLESQFKQMLRDESRSPLEPVQDPSTVDTHPHIRPAFNFAAYVNKSESLQHLVKLGVDLHKLEKRKGIPQFILQLDFERDMREHLKFLTEVGVPLEGLGEFVTKNPLIFKEDLGDMEVRINYLESKRFLPEQISRIVCKNPFWLMISTKRIDKRLGYFQKTFKMMGDEVRLLTAKQPRIITYNLEHIRQNTFTVREEMGFEPEEMKQLLLSKPKLWMMNQDKLLHRFEYVHRRMQVSHAEILKVPEVLQSRDHRLKHRHGFLRFLGKAQYDPRKELYISLKSLVEGTDEEFVRDVARSSMECYTSYLKTL, from the exons aTGTTTTCGCTAACGAGGACATTTTTACGCGCTGCAAGGCCCAGCTGGTTCAGCAAGCAACAGTTTTCAACAAAAGATCTTCCGACAGTCCAACCCGTTTCGACGAAATCGCTCGAGGATTACGAAAATGACCTGGAATCGCAGTTCAAACAGATGCTCCGGGACGAATCGAGATCCCCGCTGGAACCGGTTCAAGATCCGTCCACCGTCGATACCCACCCGCACATTCGACCGGCCTTCAACTTCGCAGCGTACGTCAACAAATCGGAATCCCTGCAGCACCTGGTCAAGCTTGGCGTAGATCTGCACAAGCTGGAGAAACGGAAAGGAATTCCGCAGTTTATTCTGCAGCTCGACTTTGAGCGCGACATGAGGGAGCACCTGAAGTTCCTCACCGAGGTTGGCGTCCCACTGGAGGGTTTGGGAGAGTTTGTAACGAAAAATCCGCTAATTTTCAAAGAAGACCTCGGGGACATGGAAGTTCGGATAAACTATCTGGAGTCGAAACGGTTTCTGCCGGAGCAAATCTCCAGAATTGTTTGTAAAAACCCGTTCTGGTTGATGATCAGCACGAAGCGAATCGACAAGCGGCTTGGCTACTTCCAGAAAACGTTCAAAATGATGGGCGATGAGGTTCGGTTGCTGACCGCGAAACAACCTAGAATTATAACGTACAACTTGGAGCACATCCGGCAGAACACGTTCACCGTCCGCGAAGAAATGGGTTTCGAACCGGAGGAAATGAAGCAGTTGCTGCTGAGCAAACCAAAGCTTTGGATGATGA ACCAAGACAAGCTGCTGCACCGCTTCGAGTACGTGCACCGCCGCATGCAGGTTTCGCACGCGGAGATCCTCAAGGTGCCGGAAGTTCTTCAATCGCGCGATCACAGACTAAAACACCGGCACGGTTTCCTGCGCTTCCTCGGCAAGGCCCAGTACGACCCGCGCAAGGAGCTgtatatttcgctgaaatcactCGTCGAAGGTACCGACGAAGAGTTTGTAAGAGATGTGGCCAGGTCGAGCATGGAATGCTACACGAGCTATTTAAAGACGCTTTAA
- the LOC120417552 gene encoding endoplasmic reticulum-Golgi intermediate compartment protein 3 has product MRLIDSFRRLDAYPKIDKEFSIKTIGGAALTTISGTIIVFLIYSEFVAYLTPTIEDQLFVDATRGQKLRINLDFVVPRVSCDYVSLDAQDATGEQHLHIDHNIFKRRLDLKGNPIEAPKKEDIQAPKPRKDATEAPVVNSSTTANPCGSCYGAQKNSSHCCNTCQDVIDAYREKQWNPTLEEFEQCKTEVAIGKLSLEAKAFNEGCQIYGYMEVNRVGGSFHIAPGKSFSISHIHVHDVQPFSSSRFNMTHHINTLSFGEEFGFGQTSPLDGTDVIAEEGAMMFQYYIKIVPTEFVPLSGPKLHTNQFSVTTHRKSVSLMSGDSGMPGIFVNYELSPLMVKFTEKRSSFSHFATNLCAIIGGIFTVSGIVDTLLFTSIHALKRKIELGKAS; this is encoded by the exons ATGCGACTAATCGACTCGTTCCGGCGGCTGGACGCGTATCCAAAAATTGATAAGGAGTTTAGCATTAAAACGATCGGCGGTGCCGCGT TGACCACCATCAGCGGCACAATCATTGTGTTTCTGATCTACTCGGAGTTTGTCGCCTACCTGACGCCCACCATTGAGGACCAGCTGTTTGTCGACGCGACACGGGGGCAAAAGTTGCGCATCAACCTGGACTTTGTGGTGCCGAGGGTTTCCTGCGATT ATGTTTCGCTGGACGCTCAGGACGCCACAGGGGAGCAACATTTGCACATTGACCACAATATCTTCAAGCGAAGGTTGGACCTGAAGGGCAATCCTATTGAGGCCCCAAAGAAGGAGGACATTCAGGCTCCCAAGCCGCGTAAAGATGCAACGGAGGCGCCGGTGGTCAACAGCAGCACAACGGCCAACCCATGCGGTTCCTGTTACGGTGCCCAGAAGAACAGTTCCCA TTGCTGCAACACTTGCCAAGACGTGATCGATGCGTACAGGGAAAAACAGTGGAATCCGACGCTGGAGGAGTTTGAGCAGTGCAAAACTGAGGTGGCCATAGGCAAACTCAGCCTTGAAGCGAAGGCTTTCAACGAGGGCTGCCAAATTTACGGCTACATGGAGGTCAACCGCGTCGGGGGAAGCTTCCACATCGCGCCCGGCAAGAGCTTCTCCATCAGCCACATCCACGTGCACGACGTGCAGCCGTTCTCCTCCAGTCGGTTCAACATGACCCACCACATCAACACGCTGTCGTTCGGCGAGGAGTTTGGCTTCGGACAGACGAGCCCGCTGGACGGTACGGACGTGATCGCTGAAGAAG GCGCCATGATGTTCCAGTACTACATCAAGATCGTGCCGACCGAGTTCGTGCCGCTGAGCGGGCCCAAGCTGCACACGAACCAGTTCTCGGTGACCACCCACCGGAAGAGCGTCTCGCTGATGAGCGGCGATAGCGGGATGCCGGGCATCTTCGTCAACTACGAGCTGTCGCCGCTGATGGTCAAGTTCACCGAGAAGCGGAG CTCCTTCAGCCACTTTGCGACGAACTTGTGTGCAATCATCGGTGGAATCTTCACCGTTTCCGGCATCGTCGACACGCTGCTGTTTACGTCGATTCACGCGCTGAAGCGCAAGATTGAGCTCGGAAAAGCTAGCTAA
- the LOC120417555 gene encoding reactive oxygen species modulator 1: MPAIPGSAYGQNQQPSCFDRMKTGFTIGFCVGMASGALFGGFSALRYGLRGRELINNVGKVMIQGGGTFGTFMAIGTGIRC, from the exons ATGCCCGCGATTCCCGGCAGCGCGTACGGCCAGAACCAGCAGCCCTCGTGCTTTGACCGCATGAAGACGGGCTTCACCATTGGGTTCTGCGTCGGAATGGCTAGCGGGGCCCTGTTTGGCGGATTCTCTGCATTGCG GTACGGACTACGAGGTCGCGAACTGATTAACAATGTTGGCAAAGTTATGATCCAGGGCGGTGGCACTTTCGGCACATTTATGGCCATCGGAACGGGCATCCGGTGTTGA
- the LOC120417554 gene encoding 60S ribosomal protein L21, with translation MTNSKGYRRGTRDMFSRPFRKHGTIPLSTYMKVYKAGDYVDIKGHGAVHKGMPYKAYHGKTGRVYNVTKHALGVIVNKRVRGTILAKRINVRIEHVKPSRCREDFLRRVKENDKARHELRTKNRKAKICLKRKPAPPRGEQVIVNPPTPVFLAPIPYEFIA, from the exons ATGACCAACTCGAAGGGTTATCGTCGCGGAACTCGGGACATGTTCTCCCGTCCCTTCCGCAAGCACGGAACCATCCCGCTGTCCACCTACATGAAAGTGTACAAGGCCGGCGACTATGTCGACATTAAG GGTCACGGTGCCGTCCACaagggcatgccctacaaggcgTACCACGGCAAGACCGGCCGCGTGTACAACGTCACCAAGCACGCCCTCGGTGTGATCGTGAACAAGCGCGTCCGCGGCACGATCCTGGCCAAGCGCATCAACGTGCGCATCGAGCACGTGAAGCCGTCCCGCTGCCGTGAGGACTTCCTGCGTCGCGTCAAGGAGAACGACAAGGCGCGCCACGAGCTGCGCACCAAGAACCGCAAGGCCAAGATCTGCCTGAAGCGCAAGCCGGCGCCCCCACGTGGCGAGCAGGTCATCGTGAACCCGCCCACGCCGGTCTTCCTGGCCCCGATCCCGTACGAGTTTATCGCGTAA